CCGGCCATCAACATCAACAAGTCGGGTACCCGCCGCGAAGAGCTGCTCACCGACGAGGAAGAGCTGTCGCGCATGTGGATCCTGCGCAAGATCCTGCATCCGATGGATGAGATCGCCGGCATCGAATTCCTGCTCGACAAGTTGCGTCAGACCAAGACCAACAACGAGTTCTTCGATTCGATGAAGCGCGCCAAATAAGGCGTAGTCGCTTGCGAAAGGCCGGGATTTCCCGGCCTTTCGCGTTTCTGGCGCCAAGCGTTCTCGATCCGCGACTCAGGCGGTAGACTGCCAGACTTTCCCCAGCGCCAAGAGGCCGCATGCAATACCGAGATCTGCGTGACTTCATCCGCAGCCTGGAGCAGCGTGGTGAACTGAAGCGCGTGACCGCCCCGGTCTCGCCGATCCTCGAGATGACCGAAATCTGTGATCGGACCCTGCGCAAGCAAGGCCCGGCGCTGCTGTTCGAGAATCCCGTGGGCTACTCCATGCCCGTGCTGGGCAATCTGTTCGGCACGCCGCAACGCGTGGCCTTGGGCATGGGCGCCGAGGACGTCGGTGCCCTGCGCGAGATCGGCAAGCTCCTGGCCTTCCTCAAGGAGCCCGAGCCGCCCAAGGGCTTGAAAGACGCCTGGTCGAAGCTGCCGATCTACAAGAAGGTCATCAGCATGGCACCCAAGGTGCTCAAGGACGCCCCCTGCCAGGAGGTGATCGAGGAGGGCGAAGCGGTCGATCTGGGCCGGCTGCCGATCCAGCATTGCTGGCCGGGCGACGTGGCGCCGCTGATCACCTGGGGCCTGACCGTTACCCGCGGACCGAACAAGGAACGCCAGAACCTGGGCATCTATCGCCAGCAGGTCATCGGCCGCAACAAGCTGATCATGCGTTGGCTGAGCCATCGTGGCGGTGCCCTTGACTTCCGCGAGTGGTGCCAGAAGCATCCCGGCCAGCCCTATCCGGTGGCCGTGGCCCTGGGCGCCGATCCGGCCACCATCCTCGGCGCCGTGACCCCGGTGCCCGATACCCTTTCCGAGTATGCCTTCGCCGGCCTTTTGCGTGGCAGTCGCAGCGAACTGGTCAAGTGCGTGGGCAACGACCTGCAGGTGCCGGCCAGTGCGGAAATCGTGCTGGAAGGGGTCATCCATCCGGGCGAGACGGCGCCGGAAGGTCCCTATGGCGACCATACCGGCTACTACAACGAGGTCGATACCTTCCCGGTGTTCACCGTGGAGCGCATCACCCGCCGCCGCGATCCCATCTATCACAGCACCTACACCGGCCGGCCGCCGGACGAGCCGGCCATCCTCGGCGTGGCGCTCAACGAAGTCTTCGTGCCCATCCTGCAAAAGCAGTTTCCGGAGATCGTCGATTTCTATCTGCCGCCGGAAGGCTGCTCCTACCGCATGGCGGTGG
The window above is part of the Pseudomonas oryzihabitans genome. Proteins encoded here:
- the ubiD gene encoding 4-hydroxy-3-polyprenylbenzoate decarboxylase, which translates into the protein MQYRDLRDFIRSLEQRGELKRVTAPVSPILEMTEICDRTLRKQGPALLFENPVGYSMPVLGNLFGTPQRVALGMGAEDVGALREIGKLLAFLKEPEPPKGLKDAWSKLPIYKKVISMAPKVLKDAPCQEVIEEGEAVDLGRLPIQHCWPGDVAPLITWGLTVTRGPNKERQNLGIYRQQVIGRNKLIMRWLSHRGGALDFREWCQKHPGQPYPVAVALGADPATILGAVTPVPDTLSEYAFAGLLRGSRSELVKCVGNDLQVPASAEIVLEGVIHPGETAPEGPYGDHTGYYNEVDTFPVFTVERITRRRDPIYHSTYTGRPPDEPAILGVALNEVFVPILQKQFPEIVDFYLPPEGCSYRMAVVTIKKQYPGHAKRVMLGVWSFLRQFMYTKFVIVTDDDINARDWNDVIWAITTRMDPKRDTVMIDNTPIDYLDFASPISGLGSKMGLDATHKWPGETTREWGRAIVKDEAVVKRVDEMWSSLGID